The Verrucomicrobiota bacterium genome window below encodes:
- a CDS encoding zinc-binding dehydrogenase, protein MKQILQSLKTGRTELAEVPVPAAGAGQLLIRTSASLISAGTERSLVGFGRANWIGKARQQPDKVKMVLEKAKTDGLAATLSAVQSKLDQPLALGYCNAGRVVRAGACVDGFSPGDRVISNGKHAEWVAVPKNLCARIPEGVSDEQATFAMVGAIGLQGLRLAVPTLGETIVVTGLGLIGLLTVQLALAHGCRVIGIDFDSGRCALAQAWGVTTVDLSKGTDPVAVAMEATQGRGVDAVLITAATSSNEPVHQAASMCRKRGRIVLVGVAGLSLARSDFYEKELTFQVSCSYGPGRYDSDYEDKGRDYPFGFVRWTLQRNVEAVLELVENRRLQIDPLITHRFPIAEAEQAYEVVACEQSLGIVLQYPGPDPSTDPGMPARTVALDSGGPVVAGEVVVGVLGAGNFSGQVLLPSLARTGARLRTLVSSGGVSGTHWGKKFGFELSSTDPRVPLEDPSINVLIIATRHEHHASLVVQSLSAGKRTYVEKPLCLTGEELADIRKAYTSARNPFLMVGFNRRYAPHIVKIKALLAGRCGPRAFCIMANAGAIPAHHWTQDAAAGGGRILGEAVHYIDLLRSLAGVPIAQASIVFVEGLAPDTRDVATLQFLFEDGSIGTIHYWANGSKSFPKERLEVFCGGGILQLDNFRTLRGFGWPGFRGQRLWSQDKGHQAEMAALVKAVKEGQPSPIPFEELIEVAEVSLALAGGRSYQRDGS, encoded by the coding sequence ATGAAACAGATTCTGCAAAGTTTGAAAACCGGCCGGACCGAGTTGGCCGAGGTCCCTGTGCCTGCAGCAGGGGCTGGCCAGTTGCTCATTCGGACGTCCGCATCCCTGATTTCTGCTGGAACGGAGCGCAGCCTCGTTGGATTTGGAAGGGCGAATTGGATCGGAAAAGCCCGCCAGCAGCCCGACAAGGTCAAAATGGTCCTGGAGAAGGCGAAGACGGATGGCCTGGCAGCGACCCTTTCCGCGGTGCAGAGCAAGCTCGATCAACCGTTAGCGTTGGGATATTGCAACGCCGGCCGGGTGGTTCGCGCAGGTGCATGCGTGGATGGATTCTCCCCGGGCGACCGGGTGATCAGCAACGGGAAGCATGCGGAGTGGGTGGCAGTGCCCAAAAACCTCTGTGCGCGTATTCCCGAGGGTGTTTCGGACGAACAAGCGACCTTCGCCATGGTGGGAGCGATTGGATTGCAAGGTCTGCGGCTTGCAGTGCCCACGCTCGGGGAAACCATCGTCGTGACGGGATTGGGACTCATTGGGCTCCTGACCGTCCAACTGGCATTGGCTCACGGATGCCGGGTCATCGGAATTGATTTTGACTCCGGTCGCTGTGCGCTTGCGCAGGCCTGGGGGGTGACCACCGTGGATTTATCCAAGGGAACCGATCCTGTCGCGGTGGCCATGGAGGCGACCCAGGGAAGAGGCGTGGATGCGGTCTTAATCACGGCGGCCACTTCAAGCAACGAGCCGGTTCATCAAGCCGCAAGCATGTGCCGCAAGCGAGGGCGCATCGTCCTCGTCGGGGTGGCGGGGTTATCCCTTGCGCGGTCGGATTTTTACGAGAAGGAACTCACATTCCAGGTCTCCTGCTCTTATGGACCCGGTCGCTATGATTCGGATTATGAAGACAAGGGCCGGGATTACCCGTTTGGGTTCGTGCGATGGACCTTGCAGCGCAATGTGGAAGCCGTGCTTGAACTCGTGGAAAACCGGCGGCTCCAAATCGATCCGCTGATCACGCATCGTTTCCCCATCGCGGAAGCTGAACAAGCTTATGAAGTGGTGGCTTGCGAACAGAGCCTGGGGATTGTGCTCCAGTATCCAGGACCGGATCCATCCACGGATCCAGGCATGCCCGCCCGAACAGTGGCCCTGGATTCGGGCGGGCCGGTCGTGGCAGGCGAAGTGGTCGTCGGAGTTCTCGGAGCGGGGAATTTCTCCGGACAAGTGCTGCTCCCATCGCTTGCGAGAACCGGGGCGCGTCTGCGAACCCTTGTCTCCAGCGGGGGCGTGAGCGGGACCCACTGGGGGAAGAAGTTTGGGTTTGAGCTTTCCAGCACCGACCCTCGTGTCCCCCTGGAGGATCCCAGCATCAACGTGCTGATCATTGCGACACGGCATGAACATCATGCGTCACTCGTCGTGCAATCGCTCTCCGCCGGCAAGCGCACCTATGTTGAAAAACCGCTCTGTTTGACCGGGGAAGAACTGGCCGACATACGAAAAGCCTACACGTCGGCACGAAATCCGTTTCTGATGGTGGGCTTTAACCGCCGATACGCGCCGCATATCGTCAAGATCAAGGCCTTGCTCGCGGGCCGCTGCGGACCCAGGGCGTTCTGCATCATGGCCAATGCCGGAGCGATTCCCGCCCATCATTGGACCCAGGACGCCGCGGCGGGAGGAGGCCGGATTCTTGGCGAGGCCGTTCATTACATTGACCTGCTGCGTTCCCTGGCCGGGGTGCCCATCGCGCAAGCCTCCATTGTCTTCGTGGAGGGACTGGCGCCGGACACGCGGGATGTGGCGACCCTGCAGTTTCTTTTTGAGGACGGGTCTATTGGAACCATTCATTACTGGGCGAACGGGTCCAAGTCGTTTCCCAAGGAGAGGCTGGAGGTTTTTTGTGGCGGTGGGATCTTGCAGCTCGACAATTTCAGGACCTTGCGGGGATTTGGCTGGCCGGGATTCAGGGGCCAACGGCTTTGGAGCCAAGACAAGGGACATCAGGCCGAGATGGCCGCGCTCGTGAAGGCGGTGAAGGAGGGCCAACCGAGCCCGATTCCATTTGAAGAATTGATTGAAGTCGCCGAGGTGAGCCTGGCCCTTGCTGGCGGACGGAGTTACCAGAGGGATGGTTCGTGA